A genomic segment from Spinacia oleracea cultivar Varoflay chromosome 3, BTI_SOV_V1, whole genome shotgun sequence encodes:
- the LOC110798330 gene encoding WRKY transcription factor 23 yields MDENQKIIKAEEIEEMSASKMIDQINNTNNNSYSNLSIFSDQMMFGYNNNNNMFDVAASSAPFDMMMSGSSGGVGGGGGGCDKTNNNNNNYYLGFMDMLGYQDYLGGGSSSGPGSLFDLLPHTMTTTATTATTNSAPLTETTTSSQVLVQQHQQQSVQSLVLVDPSTSSCSTIVVPGESSEVVNTPATPNSLSISSSSSDEIPQQQSKTAEANDDEDDHHAEDDKFKKQLKPKKKNQKRPKEPRFAFMTKSEVDHLDDGYRWRKYGQKAVKNSPFPRSYYRCTTAACGVKKRVERSSDDSTIVMTTYEGQHTHPCPVMTRGGLGIGIGMGMGMGMIPMPNHLNQCSTAPTTPSAFGGSGAASSTLLFPHPQHYLHSNNIYTHHQQLQQQQQQQQQLQQLPSYFLNPSPTSLSFSSPSGGGGGGGGQQPNPISIQREMRPPGSSSSNQVRDDGLLQDIVPSQMRNDQPTTKEE; encoded by the exons ATGGATGAGAACCAAAAGATCATCAAAGCTGAAGAAATAGAAGAAATGTCTGCCTCGAAAATGATTGATCAGATtaacaacaccaacaacaatAGTTATAGTAATCTTTCCATATTCTCCGATCAGATGATGTTTgggtacaacaacaacaacaacatgttCGACGTTGCGGCTTCTTCGGCCCCATTTGATATGATGATGAGTGGCAGTAGtggtggtgttggtggtggtggaggaggaTGTGACAAGactaataacaataacaataattattACTTGGGGTTTATGGATATGCTTGGATACCAAGATTATTTGGGCGGCGGCAGCAGCAGCGGTCCAGGTTCCTTATTCGATCTGCTCCCACACACTATGACTACCACTGCCACCACCGCCACCACTAACTCCGCCCCATTAACAGAAACAACAACATCATCACAAGTGTTAGTGCAGCAGCATCAGCAGCAGAGCGTGCAATCTTTAGTATTAGTAGATCCGTCTACTAGTAGCTGTTCTACCATCGTCGTCCCCGGGGAATCATCGGAGGTTGTTAACACCCCCGCCACCCCTAATTCTCTCTCCATTTCGTCGTCGTCGTCCGATGAGATACCTCAACAGCAGAGTAAGACCGCCGAGGCCAACGACGATGAAGACGACCATCATGCGGAGGACGACAAGTTTAAGAAACA GTTGAAGCCGAAAAAGAAGAACCAGAAGAGGCCGAAGGAGCCGAGATTTGCGTTCATGACAAAGAGCGAGGTTGATCACCTTGATGATGGCTACCGTTGGCGCAAGTACGGCCAAAAAGCCGTTAAGAACAGCCCTTTCCCACG GAGTTACTATCGTTGCACCACGGCAGCATGCGGAGTGAAGAAGCGTGTGGAGCGTTCTTCCGATGATTCAACCATTGTGATGACCACCTACGAGGGACAACACACCCACCCGTGTCCGGTAATGACACGGGGAGGCCTTGGTATTGGCATCgggatggggatggggatggggatgataCCGATGCCAAACCATCTGAATCAATGCAGCACCGCACCCACCACCCCATCTGCTTTTGGTGGAAGCGGTGCTGCATCTTCCACTCTTCTTTTCCCACACCCTCAACACTACCTCCATTCTAATAACATCTACACTCATCACCAAcaactacaacaacaacaacaacaacaacaacaactacaACAACTTCCGAGTTACTTTCTTAACCCATCTCCAACTTCCTTGAGCTTCTCATCACCTAGtggcggtggcggtggtggtggcgggCAACAACCTAACCCGATATCTATCCAGAGAGAGATGCGTCCTCCTGGTTCATCCTCGTCGAACCAGGTTAGAGATGATGGACTTCTACAGGATATTGTGCCATCACAAATGAGAAATGATCAACCAACAACtaaagaagaatag
- the LOC110798333 gene encoding peroxidase 40 — MFLKMSMFNVLVLEILLLVVVADAARTPKVLNETCIEDGSVGYVGGSPSGVLRTYAYQDSCPDAESIIFSWVENAVLNDPRMAASLLRLHFHDCFVNGCDASVLLDDTSNFVGEKTAAPNVNSLRGFEVIDSIKSELESYCPGVVSCADILAVAARDSVLMSNGPGWEVQTGRRDSLTASKAAANTNIPGPNSTAQTLVNMFQNVGLGLSDMVALSGAHTLGKARCSTFNSRLQTRKGDINVDFLQSLQQLCLVSNSNTNVVADLDLVTPATFDNQYYVNLLSGEGLLPSDQVLVGGDVDQTSAIVRSYAEDEGAFFVDFIAAMIKMGSIGVLTENNGEIRHNCRVVN; from the exons ATGTTTCTGAAAATGTCCATGTTTAATGTTTTGGTGCTAGAGATACTACTACTTGTAGTAGTAGCTGATGCTGCAAGAACACCGAAAGTGTTGAATGAAACATGTATTGAAGATGGAAGTGTAGGCTATGTAGGGGGTTCTCCTAGTGGTGTGTTGCGAACATATGCATATCAAGATAGTTGCCCTGATGCTGAATCCATTATTTTCTCCTGGGTTGAAAATGCTGTTCTTAATGATCCTAGGATGGCGGCTTCTTTGCTTCGCCTCCATTTCCATGACTGCTTTGTTAAT GGATGTGATGCCTCGGTATTGTTAGACGACACTAGTAACTTCGTTGGGGAGAAAACCGCGGCACCAAATGTGAATTCTCTACGAGGATTTGAAGTGATTGATTCTATAAAATCGGAGTTGGAGTCTTATTGCCCAGGAGTTGTTTCTTGTGCAGATATTTTAGCTGTTGCAGCTAGAGATTCTGTTCTTATG TCTAATGGTCCAGGGTGGGAGGTCCAAACAGGAAGGAGGGACAGTTTAACTGccagcaaggcagcagcaaatACCAACATTCCAGGCCCAAACTCAACAGCCCAAACTTTGGTGAACATGTTTCAAAATGTGGGCTTAGGCCTTTCTGACATGGTAGCTCTTTCAG gtGCTCATACTCTTGGAAAAGCACGGTGTTCGACCTTTAATTCTCGGCTTCAAACTAGAAAAGGGGACATCAATGTTGATTTCCTGCAATCACTGCAACAGCTTTGCTTAGTATCCAACAGCAACACCAATGTTGTAGCTGATCTAGACCTAGTAACTCCAGCTACATTTGACAATCAATACTATGTTAACCTTTTATCTGGAGAAGGATTACTGCCTTCAGACCAAGTCCTTGTAGGCGGCGATGTTGATCAAACGAGTGCAATTGTCCGATCATATGCCGAGGATGAAGGTGCATTCTTTGTGGACTTCATTGCAGCAATGATCAAGATGGGAAGCATAGGAGTTCTTACTGAGAATAATGGTGAAATTCGCCATAATTGCCGTGTTGTTAATTGA